Proteins co-encoded in one Acipenser ruthenus chromosome 3, fAciRut3.2 maternal haplotype, whole genome shotgun sequence genomic window:
- the LOC117972317 gene encoding uncharacterized protein LOC117972317, giving the protein MPILSTNYDRILLLGDFNLHIDNKADSKAIDFLRLLDSLDFIQHVSGPTDNHGHTLDLVISRGLVVNISSIIDPNISDHSCILFEAIVSVPRKSGAHTIKSRVINSSTVQRFSEIISSAPSLPLQSLSTELLVDRFNHLCTTTLHTVAPVKTRLVPLKHNAPWINNTIRQIKRDCRKMERKWRATKLHIYFDIMKDYLSRYNEAIRSARCAYFSKLIEENKNNSRVLFSTIDNLINPSFSPICNIEVSSSKCEEFLNYFENKIKTIREQIPSYGSNLIISDRLGKTVMKSFSCITAQELNMIVMHMKSTTCMLDPIPTRFLKDVLSYLCNDILAIMNSSLENGIVPASFKIALVKPLLKKPNLDSSLLSNFRPISNLPFLAKVLEKVVLKQLNGFLITNNMFEKFQSGFRSNHSTETALVRVTNDLLMSADSNAISILVLLDLSAAFDTVDHSILIDRLKGWVGLDGKVLNWFRSYLTNRQFFVSLGESVGFSKYYLWCPSVRFLVRYYSLYTCYL; this is encoded by the coding sequence ATGCCTATACTGTCAACTaattatgataggattcttttactTGGAGATTTTAACCTTCACATTGATAACAAAGCTGATTCAAAGGCTATTGACTTTTTAAGGCTCCTGGACTCTCTTgattttattcagcatgtttcaggGCCCACCGATAATCATGGCCATACCTTAGATCTTGTCATCTCTCGGGGTCTAGTTGTTAATATCTCATCCATAATTGATCCTAATATCTCTGATCactcttgtattttatttgaagctaTTGTATCGGTACCCAGAAAGAGTGGGGCCCACACTATTAAAAGCCGTGTcattaattcttcaactgtacAAAGGTTTTCTGAAATAATAAGTTCAGCTCCATCACTTCCTTTGCAGTCTCTGTCTACTGAATTACTAGTTGACAGATTTAACCACCTTTGCACTACTACTCTTCATACAGTTGCTCCAGTCAAGACTAGATTAGTTCCACTTAAACATAATGCTCCCTGGATTAACAATACTATCCGTCAAATAAAAAGAGACTGTCGTAAGATGGAACGAAAATGGAGGGCTACAAAATTACATATCTATTTTGATATTATGAAAGATTATCTATCGAGGTACAATGAAGCTATAAGATCTGCAAGATGTGCATATTTCTCCAAATtgattgaggaaaataaaaataactccaggGTGCTTTTCTCAACAATAGATAACTTGATAAATCCTTCATTCTCACCCATCTGCAACATAGAAGTGTCCTCGTCCAAGTGTGAAGAATTTCTCAactactttgaaaataaaataaagactattaGGGAACAAATTCCATCTTATGGttctaatttaattatttcagatAGACTGGGGAAAACAGTGATGAAATCATTTTCTTGTATTACTGCACAGGAACTAAACATGATTGTCATGCACATGAAATCCACAACTTGTATGTTAGATCCCATTCCAACAAGGTTTCTGAAGGATGTCCTTAGTTACTTGTGTAATGATATTCTTGCCATTATGAATAGTTCGCTGGAAAATGGAATAGTTCCGGCTTCTTTCAAAATTGCCCTGGTTAAGCCCCTACTTAAAAAACCCAACTTAGACAGTTCACTTCTGAGTAACTTCAGACCCATTTCAAATCTCCCTTTTCTAGCAAAAGTTCTTGAAAAGGTAGTGCTTAAACAACTTAATGGCTTCCTGATTActaataatatgtttgaaaagtttcagtctgggtttcgttcaaatcacagtacagaaactgccctggtaagagtaacaaatgacttattaatgagtgcagattcaaatgctatatccattcttgttcttttggaccttagtgctgcgtttgatactgtggatcattccATCTTAATTGATCGTCTTAAGGGATGGGTGGGCCTAGATGGTAAAgtactaaactggtttagatCCTACCTTACAAACAGACAGTTCTTTGTTTCACTGGGGGAGTCTGTCGGGTTTAGCAAATATTACCTGTGGTGTCCCTCGGTTCGATTCTTGGTCCGAtattattctctttatacatgttacctctag